A window from Photobacterium sp. DA100 encodes these proteins:
- a CDS encoding copper homeostasis protein CutC, with amino-acid sequence MSKVILEVCVDTPESVNNAINGGADRLELCSSLILGGLTPSPGLAKYALSQTNIPCYALIRPRNGNFVYSTAEVDIMVDDIYLLKKLGVTGFVIGALTPKGQIDIDSIQRLKESAQGCDITFHRAFDHIPTPYEAMDKLIDMGIQRILTSGQQTSAEQGIELIKSLQAHAGNRLSLMAGAGVDEYNAAKIISATGIKEIHASCKVKRNCHYESLSNLSMGSESSFDHSIFVTSENIVSRIKSKITDLV; translated from the coding sequence ATGTCAAAAGTTATCCTAGAAGTATGTGTCGATACACCAGAGTCAGTCAACAATGCCATTAATGGTGGAGCAGATAGGCTAGAACTGTGCAGCTCTCTAATACTAGGAGGGCTCACCCCATCACCCGGGCTAGCAAAATATGCGCTATCGCAAACCAATATTCCTTGCTATGCCTTAATCCGGCCAAGAAACGGTAATTTTGTCTACTCAACAGCAGAAGTTGATATTATGGTTGACGATATTTACCTGTTGAAAAAGCTAGGAGTAACCGGGTTTGTCATTGGCGCACTGACGCCAAAAGGACAGATAGATATTGATTCAATACAGAGACTTAAAGAGTCAGCTCAAGGCTGTGATATCACCTTCCATCGTGCATTCGACCACATCCCAACCCCTTACGAGGCGATGGATAAACTGATAGATATGGGGATTCAGCGCATTTTGACCAGCGGACAGCAAACCAGTGCCGAGCAGGGCATCGAGCTGATAAAATCATTACAGGCTCACGCAGGTAATAGACTCTCGCTAATGGCAGGAGCCGGTGTCGATGAATATAATGCAGCTAAAATTATTAGCGCAACGGGCATCAAGGAAATTCATGCCAGCTGTAAAGTCAAAAGAAACTGCCACTATGAAAGCCTATCAAACCTTTCAATGGGAAGTGAGTCAAGCTTTGACCATTCAATATTCGTCACAAGTGAAAATATAGTTTCTCGTATAAAGTCAAAAATAACTGACTTAGTCTAA
- a CDS encoding family 20 glycosylhydrolase has protein sequence MHLDLKHHLIANDDAGSRLSVTLSNQSDSPLEDWHLEFSCIRGITSNSLTCGSLEQVGTLYRLTPPEHSRVLMPGQQFYAEFEVPLPHITLQGHGITEAAVVAQQLMHRVNMTPLQFSGGMPFRKQGVESDLDVETNVGQTAAIAIIPQPAQLMLQPGTFTLDSRCQIERGTALAQTASQWLEEELRQRHRLVLAQSCGPIRSGVIRFQLDNKCCEGSYQLDVRAGRIQIQAGEERGFFSAVASLLQLIPLQAEGRESFLLPAVAIQDTPRFGYRGMMLDCVRHFHPVSKVKQIINQLARLKFNVFHWHLTDDEGWRIEIKAFPALTDVGAWRGPNTQLPAQFGRLTERYGGYYSQQDIREMVAYAAARGITVIPEIDIPGHSRAAIKALPELLFDDQDQSQYTSVQHFNDNVLSPGLDGTYTFLRTVLDEVCELFPAPFVHIGADEVPEGVWSKSPCCQRLMSKLGYSDPKELQGHLLRFVEQYLAHKGRRMLGWEEVVHGDKVSSETVVFSWQSEKAALECLEKGHDVVLQPGRALYLDMVQSNCVEEPGLNWAGILPLEKVYHYDPLANVPLDKQNRVLGIQAALWCETVTDEQTLDYMLYPRLFAAAEVAWSESRQWYHFRSKLKNHLAELDILDIVYCRSDIDDGKYRLAS, from the coding sequence ATGCATCTAGATTTAAAACACCATTTGATTGCCAATGATGATGCTGGCAGTCGTTTGTCTGTCACCCTTAGTAACCAAAGTGACAGCCCCCTGGAAGATTGGCATCTCGAATTTAGTTGTATTCGTGGTATTACCTCTAACTCCCTAACATGCGGGAGTCTTGAACAGGTGGGTACTCTGTATCGACTTACTCCCCCTGAGCACTCACGGGTGCTGATGCCCGGACAACAGTTTTATGCCGAGTTCGAAGTTCCCCTCCCTCATATCACACTGCAAGGCCATGGTATAACGGAAGCGGCCGTGGTGGCTCAACAGCTCATGCACAGGGTGAATATGACACCACTGCAGTTTAGCGGTGGTATGCCGTTCCGCAAACAGGGCGTTGAATCGGATTTGGACGTCGAAACTAATGTTGGTCAAACAGCGGCGATTGCTATTATTCCTCAGCCAGCGCAATTAATGTTGCAGCCGGGAACTTTCACCCTTGATAGCCGCTGTCAGATAGAGCGGGGGACTGCGCTTGCCCAAACAGCCTCACAATGGCTTGAAGAAGAGTTGCGGCAGCGCCATCGTCTTGTCCTTGCCCAGAGCTGTGGCCCCATACGCAGTGGCGTAATTCGTTTTCAGTTGGACAATAAGTGCTGCGAGGGAAGCTATCAGCTCGATGTCAGAGCTGGCCGTATTCAGATACAAGCCGGTGAAGAGCGTGGCTTCTTTTCTGCTGTTGCCAGTTTGCTTCAGTTGATCCCGCTGCAAGCCGAAGGCAGAGAGTCATTTTTGTTGCCTGCTGTTGCAATTCAAGACACACCACGATTCGGGTATCGTGGCATGATGCTTGACTGTGTGCGCCACTTCCACCCAGTTAGCAAGGTTAAGCAAATTATTAACCAATTGGCGCGGCTCAAATTTAATGTATTCCACTGGCACCTCACCGATGACGAAGGTTGGCGGATTGAAATAAAGGCGTTTCCGGCATTGACGGACGTCGGTGCCTGGCGGGGGCCCAATACACAATTACCTGCTCAGTTTGGCCGCTTGACTGAACGCTATGGAGGATACTATTCGCAGCAGGATATCCGCGAAATGGTTGCCTACGCTGCAGCCCGTGGTATCACGGTTATCCCTGAAATTGACATTCCAGGCCATTCTCGAGCGGCAATAAAAGCCCTACCTGAACTGCTGTTCGATGATCAGGATCAGTCCCAATACACCAGTGTTCAGCACTTCAATGATAATGTGTTGTCACCGGGACTGGACGGTACCTACACTTTTCTGCGTACTGTGCTTGATGAAGTCTGCGAGCTGTTCCCGGCCCCCTTTGTCCATATTGGAGCGGATGAAGTGCCTGAGGGAGTATGGAGCAAGAGTCCTTGTTGCCAGCGGCTGATGTCGAAGCTGGGTTATTCCGACCCCAAGGAGCTCCAGGGCCACCTGTTGCGCTTTGTCGAGCAATACTTGGCCCATAAGGGGCGCAGGATGCTTGGCTGGGAGGAGGTTGTCCATGGTGACAAGGTCAGCTCGGAGACTGTGGTCTTTTCTTGGCAAAGTGAAAAAGCGGCGCTGGAATGTCTCGAGAAAGGCCACGACGTAGTCCTGCAGCCGGGTCGGGCTCTTTATCTCGATATGGTGCAAAGTAATTGTGTTGAAGAGCCAGGTCTGAACTGGGCGGGAATCCTTCCACTTGAGAAGGTCTACCATTACGATCCGCTAGCTAATGTACCACTAGACAAGCAAAACAGAGTGTTGGGTATACAGGCAGCATTGTGGTGTGAGACCGTGACGGACGAACAGACTCTTGATTACATGCTTTATCCTCGATTATTTGCTGCTGCCGAAGTGGCATGGTCTGAATCTCGTCAGTGGTATCACTTCAGGTCAAAGCTTAAAAACCATTTGGCCGAGTTAGATATCTTGGATATTGTTTATTGTCGTAGTGATATCGATGATGGAAAATATAGACTGGCAAGCTAA
- a CDS encoding glycoside hydrolase family 38 C-terminal domain-containing protein yields MQKVFHVIPHTHWDYEWYFSAHESLIQLVYHMEEVMSALETGANDTYLLDGQLSIVEDYLEQCPEQLERLRALVQQGKLIIGPWYTQTDQLIISGESIVRNLQTGIRLAEKLGPVMAIGYVPDAFGQSIDMPKIYQGVGIDKTVFWRGLSTEVCKSREFNWQCEDGSQVLGYNIKNGYFVGSHVMYSDDPTPLCHQAEEGSLAANIAIPLGGDQRFVDKALKSRLDISNGFNADYRLIESSYDKLFADLQAENLELPTISGELIDGQVSKIHRSIYSSRYDHKYLNDKVERRLSYQLEPLMVMAGGQGIEAKPALLNNIWKTIMRNHAHDSAGGCNTDKTNKIILSRFEEADQMSGSAVDYLVRKLAESQPTAEQGGIDGRVTLFNTLPYARNALIKTTVSTSASSFTLLDLEGRQIEVDVLSTKRVYRGSIQRDESMNDPSLYYYQSEVEFYYPLPASGHTSVQLVEQEGEAAAEAIASNQVMIENDGYRLSFEQGQFVLLDKVQNRVWENCINLIDMGDDGDTYDYSPPVNDWLIQLDWREATMKAVKRGLSESIVIDGVWSLPADLAERAKQQCSALLRYAICLRLQRAVSDCESVRPLTIEATFDNQVKDHRVQLLLTTPFEASTNWSDTPFGVVERENVPNQLQDWREQGWKEEPSPIYPMLHLANMHDQTCGLTVFTKGIKEYEVRANNQIALTLFRCVGWLGKPDLTRRPGIASGQQFKYIPTPDSQLLGELHCECALVIEENFEPARLQKGWQEYAIEPLVYQNQSLNQFTNTLKYFVMHPLPLQVEEHCRGIELIGSKLVVSAIKPTEDGSGTLVRLYNPSSEVVTGDGYIQTSAAQTTVTEVNLLEQPVANAQSFNGQFELGLFKPKQIRSFVLK; encoded by the coding sequence ATGCAAAAAGTATTTCACGTTATTCCGCATACCCATTGGGACTATGAGTGGTATTTTTCAGCACATGAATCGTTGATCCAGCTGGTGTACCACATGGAAGAGGTTATGTCAGCGCTTGAGACAGGCGCTAATGACACTTATTTACTTGATGGACAGCTGAGCATTGTAGAAGATTACCTCGAGCAGTGCCCTGAGCAGCTGGAGCGCTTGAGAGCCTTAGTCCAGCAGGGCAAGCTGATAATTGGACCTTGGTATACCCAAACGGATCAGCTGATTATCAGTGGTGAGTCTATCGTACGTAACTTGCAAACAGGTATTCGTCTGGCTGAAAAGCTAGGCCCTGTAATGGCGATCGGGTATGTACCGGATGCTTTTGGGCAGAGTATTGATATGCCCAAGATCTACCAGGGTGTCGGTATTGATAAAACAGTATTCTGGCGTGGCCTTTCCACCGAGGTCTGTAAGAGTCGGGAGTTTAACTGGCAGTGTGAAGACGGCAGCCAGGTACTGGGATACAACATCAAAAACGGCTATTTTGTTGGTTCTCATGTGATGTACTCGGATGATCCGACACCGCTGTGCCATCAGGCTGAAGAGGGCTCATTGGCTGCAAATATCGCGATTCCATTGGGGGGCGATCAGCGCTTTGTCGACAAGGCCCTGAAATCAAGATTGGATATAAGTAATGGGTTCAATGCTGATTATCGTTTGATAGAAAGTAGCTACGACAAGCTCTTTGCTGATCTCCAAGCAGAAAACCTTGAGCTGCCGACGATTAGCGGTGAGTTGATTGACGGCCAGGTGTCGAAGATCCACCGCTCTATATACTCATCCCGCTACGACCACAAATATCTCAACGATAAAGTGGAGCGACGTCTTTCATACCAGCTAGAGCCATTGATGGTGATGGCTGGTGGTCAGGGGATCGAGGCTAAACCGGCATTGTTGAACAATATCTGGAAAACAATCATGCGCAATCATGCCCACGATAGTGCAGGTGGTTGTAATACAGATAAAACTAATAAAATCATCCTGTCGCGCTTTGAGGAGGCGGATCAGATGTCAGGCTCTGCGGTTGACTACCTAGTCAGAAAGCTGGCCGAGTCACAGCCGACAGCAGAACAAGGCGGCATCGATGGGCGTGTAACGCTGTTTAACACCTTGCCATATGCACGAAATGCACTGATCAAGACGACGGTTTCCACATCGGCATCAAGCTTTACTCTGCTGGACTTGGAAGGGCGGCAGATCGAGGTTGATGTGTTGTCAACAAAACGCGTTTACCGCGGAAGCATTCAGCGTGATGAATCGATGAATGATCCTTCACTCTATTACTACCAGAGTGAGGTGGAATTCTATTATCCGTTGCCGGCGTCGGGACATACCAGCGTGCAGCTGGTTGAGCAAGAGGGTGAAGCCGCAGCCGAGGCTATCGCGTCGAATCAAGTCATGATTGAAAATGATGGTTATCGCCTGAGCTTTGAGCAGGGACAGTTTGTACTGTTGGACAAAGTGCAAAATCGCGTCTGGGAGAACTGTATTAACCTGATTGATATGGGCGATGACGGCGATACGTATGATTACTCGCCACCGGTGAATGATTGGTTGATCCAACTGGATTGGCGCGAAGCGACCATGAAGGCGGTTAAGCGAGGTCTCTCTGAGTCAATCGTTATCGACGGCGTGTGGTCATTGCCTGCTGATCTAGCTGAGCGTGCGAAGCAGCAATGCTCTGCATTACTGAGGTATGCCATTTGCCTTCGTCTGCAGCGTGCCGTCTCTGACTGTGAGTCGGTGCGCCCACTGACGATAGAGGCGACTTTTGACAATCAGGTAAAAGATCACCGTGTGCAACTGCTCCTGACCACACCGTTTGAAGCTAGCACCAACTGGTCTGATACTCCATTTGGCGTGGTTGAGCGTGAGAATGTGCCGAATCAGCTTCAGGACTGGCGCGAGCAGGGCTGGAAAGAGGAGCCTAGCCCGATTTATCCGATGCTACACCTCGCCAACATGCATGACCAAACCTGCGGCCTGACCGTATTTACCAAGGGCATTAAGGAATATGAAGTCAGAGCAAATAATCAAATTGCCTTGACCTTGTTCCGCTGCGTAGGGTGGCTAGGTAAACCTGATCTCACCCGCCGGCCGGGTATCGCTTCAGGCCAGCAGTTCAAGTATATCCCGACACCGGATAGCCAGTTGCTGGGTGAACTGCATTGTGAATGTGCGTTAGTGATTGAAGAAAACTTCGAGCCTGCGCGTCTACAAAAAGGATGGCAGGAATATGCGATTGAGCCATTGGTCTACCAGAATCAGTCGCTGAACCAGTTTACCAATACACTGAAGTACTTTGTCATGCATCCGTTGCCGTTACAGGTGGAAGAACACTGTAGGGGGATTGAGCTTATTGGCTCGAAACTTGTTGTCAGTGCGATAAAGCCGACCGAAGACGGCAGCGGTACGCTCGTTCGCCTTTACAACCCGAGTAGCGAGGTGGTGACTGGGGACGGGTATATCCAAACCTCTGCGGCACAGACCACTGTGACCGAAGTTAACCTTCTGGAGCAGCCTGTCGCGAACGCACAATCGTTCAATGGGCAATTTGAGCTTGGCCTATTCAAGCCAAAGCAGATCCGTAGCTTTGTCTTGAAGTAA
- a CDS encoding PTS sugar transporter subunit IIA, with translation MFKPEHVLHDTTSKSKDEAIAFIAKEAHKLGYVSSEKEYAKGLRAREKQSSTGFKDGMAIPHCKTKAAKNAGLFVVRFSHPIDWETMDDQPVKTAVALSIPAEGDEKSVEILTKLTRSMMNDQFRETLSHKDSKEVDLTIAAAIA, from the coding sequence GTGTTCAAGCCGGAACACGTATTGCACGATACAACCTCTAAATCAAAAGATGAGGCGATTGCCTTTATTGCCAAAGAAGCACACAAGCTGGGTTACGTTTCATCGGAAAAAGAATATGCCAAAGGCTTGAGAGCTCGTGAGAAACAGTCAAGCACAGGCTTTAAAGACGGCATGGCTATCCCGCACTGCAAAACGAAAGCAGCCAAAAATGCCGGTTTGTTTGTAGTTCGCTTCAGCCACCCTATCGATTGGGAAACCATGGATGACCAACCGGTCAAAACGGCTGTCGCATTGAGCATCCCAGCTGAGGGTGATGAAAAGAGTGTTGAAATTCTGACTAAGCTGACTCGCAGCATGATGAATGATCAGTTCAGAGAAACCCTAAGTCACAAAGACAGCAAAGAAGTTGATTTAACAATTGCTGCAGCAATTGCTTAA
- a CDS encoding AraC family transcriptional regulator: protein MSLNLLSPKFAEQHQDIGQNCHPDPISHHLSQLVEQHHAINSVNLAEASHTPPANAWQLDMPRIDIVLAGSINIHYSTGEHHSRHHQFNTGDVLYIPNMGWSQPLWGEAATLLRLDIAPHKVEFSLHSWSGNDFSEVHKRPSVRRHQIIGNGLIQVLQELVNTNADSHTISLVIRSLLSHLMIMENAPDKLPSRQEELFHKITKYIDENYDQTLSREEVARIFHISPNYLSHIFQHQGKTSFKDYLCHKRMENAQRLLELNHHRVKQISKLCGFSDSNYFCRLFKQKTGVTPSQFRAGLAA from the coding sequence ATGAGCTTGAATCTGCTTTCACCAAAATTTGCCGAACAGCATCAGGACATTGGCCAAAACTGTCACCCTGATCCGATCTCTCATCACTTGTCCCAACTCGTTGAACAACATCACGCTATAAACTCTGTTAATCTGGCAGAGGCAAGCCACACCCCACCGGCCAACGCATGGCAACTTGACATGCCACGTATCGATATCGTTTTAGCGGGCAGCATCAACATTCATTACTCAACCGGCGAGCATCACAGCCGACACCATCAATTTAATACCGGTGACGTCTTGTACATCCCCAATATGGGATGGAGTCAACCCCTATGGGGAGAAGCAGCAACGCTACTGCGCCTAGATATCGCCCCCCATAAGGTCGAATTTAGCCTGCATAGCTGGAGTGGTAATGACTTTTCAGAAGTCCATAAGCGCCCCTCTGTTCGACGCCATCAGATAATTGGAAATGGGCTAATTCAAGTTTTACAAGAACTGGTAAATACCAATGCTGACTCCCATACAATCAGTCTGGTAATCCGCTCTCTATTGAGCCACCTTATGATAATGGAAAATGCGCCGGATAAGCTTCCTAGTCGTCAGGAAGAATTGTTTCACAAAATAACGAAGTACATTGATGAAAATTATGATCAGACATTGAGTCGAGAAGAGGTCGCAAGAATATTCCATATCTCGCCAAACTACCTGTCGCATATCTTTCAGCACCAGGGAAAAACAAGCTTTAAGGATTACCTCTGCCACAAGCGGATGGAAAATGCCCAACGTTTGCTCGAACTAAACCACCATAGAGTCAAACAAATTTCCAAACTATGCGGTTTTTCCGACAGTAACTATTTCTGCCGACTCTTCAAGCAGAAGACAGGCGTAACACCGTCACAGTTCAGGGCAGGCCTTGCAGCCTAG
- a CDS encoding ROK family protein, which translates to MLMGFDIGGTKIEVQVLSDNGEVLYKSRQPTPDNYESFINKIHEMVMGVESELGHFNAIGIGLPGAVCPITGKMKNANCTFLNGRDVVADLSAATGKAVKIANDANCFALSEAVDGAGAGGSVVFGAIVGTGCGGGIVVNQSIVTGANAISGEWGHNPLPGYCPDVDGDIGHCYCGRRNCIEQYISGTGFAAQYNHKYRADLNAKQIMALVEAGDEQAVAAYQLLIDQMARSLASVCNILDPDVIVLGGGMSNIERLYHDLPAAIRRYIFSDDPKVTLRSALYGDSSGVRGAAWLTK; encoded by the coding sequence ATGTTAATGGGTTTTGATATAGGTGGAACAAAAATAGAAGTACAGGTGCTATCCGATAATGGTGAGGTGTTATATAAATCACGTCAGCCGACGCCAGATAATTATGAATCTTTTATCAACAAAATCCATGAAATGGTAATGGGTGTCGAAAGTGAGCTGGGGCATTTCAACGCGATTGGTATTGGGTTACCTGGCGCCGTCTGCCCGATCACCGGGAAGATGAAAAATGCCAACTGTACGTTTCTTAATGGTCGAGATGTGGTTGCTGATTTGTCTGCTGCCACTGGCAAAGCTGTCAAGATTGCCAATGATGCTAACTGTTTTGCCTTGTCCGAAGCTGTCGATGGTGCCGGGGCTGGTGGTAGCGTGGTGTTTGGAGCGATCGTGGGTACCGGTTGTGGCGGTGGCATTGTAGTTAACCAGAGCATTGTTACCGGTGCCAATGCCATATCCGGTGAGTGGGGGCATAATCCGTTACCGGGATATTGTCCTGATGTGGATGGGGATATTGGCCACTGTTATTGTGGCAGGCGCAATTGTATTGAACAGTATATCTCAGGGACTGGGTTCGCTGCGCAGTATAATCACAAGTATCGGGCCGATCTCAATGCCAAGCAAATTATGGCACTGGTTGAAGCCGGTGACGAACAGGCGGTGGCTGCCTATCAGCTGCTCATAGACCAAATGGCGAGAAGCTTAGCTTCTGTCTGCAATATACTGGATCCGGACGTCATTGTACTGGGGGGCGGTATGTCCAACATTGAACGTCTTTATCATGATCTGCCCGCTGCTATCCGTCGCTATATTTTCTCTGATGATCCTAAAGTGACGCTTAGAAGTGCCCTTTATGGCGATAGTAGCGGGGTACGCGGCGCTGCCTGGTTAACCAAGTAG
- a CDS encoding MurR/RpiR family transcriptional regulator, which translates to MIKDFRLLFEYARLKFTNTDQKIADYFLALNPTKNIEELAAEIGVSTASITRFCKKLGLNNFKEFLYLYQNQLDSENPEFTETRTLQNEYFEMLQQFDQCLIQDDIDVFCELIHKHRVIYVFGLGYSAFAAHDLKFRLTRLGKCVEIVHDNDSIEMISSIIGEGELVLLLSLKGNNNRMVQSAKRMKEKGVKLLCITANESSRLLDYADNTLLTVSLKGEESTGMISGQLPMLIAFDHIYFRYVSLYRDSIQKWVRTEQSFEE; encoded by the coding sequence ATGATTAAAGATTTCAGGCTGTTATTTGAGTATGCCCGTCTCAAATTTACGAATACTGATCAAAAAATTGCGGACTACTTTCTTGCTCTCAACCCGACTAAGAACATCGAAGAACTCGCTGCAGAAATCGGGGTGTCTACAGCGTCTATTACGCGTTTCTGTAAGAAACTAGGACTGAATAATTTTAAAGAATTTCTTTATTTATATCAAAATCAGTTGGACTCCGAAAACCCAGAGTTTACTGAAACACGCACATTGCAAAATGAGTATTTTGAAATGCTGCAGCAGTTTGATCAGTGCCTGATTCAGGATGATATTGATGTCTTTTGCGAGCTAATCCATAAGCACAGGGTTATCTATGTTTTTGGCTTGGGCTACAGCGCTTTTGCTGCTCATGATCTTAAATTTAGATTAACGCGCTTGGGAAAATGTGTCGAGATTGTGCATGACAATGATTCGATTGAGATGATCAGCTCGATCATCGGCGAAGGCGAATTGGTGCTGTTGCTTTCACTGAAAGGCAATAATAACAGAATGGTCCAGTCTGCGAAGCGAATGAAAGAGAAAGGGGTGAAGTTGTTATGTATCACTGCCAATGAGAGCTCTCGATTACTCGATTATGCGGATAACACATTGCTAACAGTATCGCTTAAAGGTGAGGAATCCACTGGGATGATATCGGGACAGTTACCAATGCTTATTGCCTTTGATCACATTTATTTTCGTTATGTATCTCTTTATCGTGATTCGATTCAAAAATGGGTGAGAACTGAGCAAAGCTTCGAAGAGTAA
- a CDS encoding porin, which produces MKLKYCTAMCVAALLSSVATANDDIELYGQIAISMYSYAEEGKDTVNRLDNESRIGFRGAKELARAPTLIWQIEGNNVGSGENSGDGQLGLRDTYGGFEDESWGRVRFGRFLTPAYAIIDWPYSNPGLGNVFDWGDDIAGGAYYDRQSDQISWDSPSWNGFTMTLATGRGNNLENSSSNFYGASAHYRTGPLQLHAGYEYGTDRLVELEDEATGSLMTANSDYETYIAGFELYFDNGIGLFGAYKVMSAEYADYNNGTAEVGSIEGLIGKKQDQTSYSIGALYDIGHWQFKVGYSANSDLEIDNRKVSGTADNVLSGQAIYFLDDPALLYFRVKTMEINESDITEVRLGVEYYF; this is translated from the coding sequence ATGAAACTCAAGTATTGTACTGCAATGTGTGTTGCAGCCTTACTGTCCTCTGTAGCTACAGCAAATGACGATATTGAATTGTACGGCCAAATTGCAATTTCTATGTATAGTTATGCCGAAGAAGGTAAAGATACAGTAAATCGTTTGGATAATGAATCTCGAATCGGTTTTCGTGGGGCTAAAGAGTTGGCGCGTGCACCGACCCTGATATGGCAAATCGAAGGAAATAATGTCGGTTCCGGGGAAAATAGTGGTGACGGTCAACTGGGGTTACGTGATACGTACGGTGGCTTCGAGGATGAGAGTTGGGGACGTGTCCGGTTTGGTCGCTTCCTTACACCGGCATATGCGATTATTGATTGGCCGTACTCAAATCCGGGGCTAGGGAATGTGTTTGACTGGGGCGATGATATTGCAGGTGGGGCCTATTATGATCGCCAGTCTGATCAAATTAGCTGGGATAGCCCTAGCTGGAATGGCTTTACAATGACCTTGGCAACTGGCCGCGGTAACAACCTGGAAAACTCAAGTAGCAATTTCTATGGAGCGTCGGCACATTACCGAACGGGTCCTTTGCAGCTTCATGCGGGCTACGAATATGGGACCGATCGCTTAGTTGAGCTGGAAGATGAGGCAACCGGCTCACTCATGACGGCCAACTCTGACTACGAAACATATATTGCGGGATTTGAGCTCTATTTCGATAATGGTATTGGCTTATTTGGTGCGTATAAAGTGATGTCAGCGGAATACGCAGATTATAATAACGGCACAGCTGAAGTGGGTTCGATTGAAGGGCTCATAGGTAAGAAGCAAGATCAGACCTCATACTCCATAGGTGCTTTGTATGATATTGGCCATTGGCAGTTCAAGGTTGGTTACTCTGCGAACAGTGATTTAGAAATTGATAACCGCAAGGTTAGCGGAACCGCGGACAATGTGCTTTCAGGCCAGGCAATTTACTTCCTCGATGATCCTGCATTGTTATACTTCCGAGTGAAAACGATGGAAATTAACGAGTCAGATATTACAGAAGTTCGTCTAGGCGTCGAGTATTACTTCTAA